AGCCGGCGGTACAGGGCGAGTTGGGTCGAGTCCAGCATGCAAGCCATTCTGCCGGGTTTGATCAGTCCAGCAGTCGCCGGGCCAGCGCAGTCGTCACGGCCGCGGTGCGATCGGACACCCCGAGCTTGGCGAACACCCGCAGCAGATGCGTTTTCACGGTCGCCTCGCCGATGTGCAGCGCCCGGCCGATGGCCGCGTTCGTCAGGCCTTTCGCCACCAGCCGCAGTACCTCGACTTCGCGCGCGGACAGCGGGGACGCGGGTTCCGGATTGCGCATCCGGTGCACCAGTTTTCCCGCGACGGACGGAGAAAGAACGGTCTCGCCGCGCGCCGCCGCGCGGATCGCTCCGGCCAGCTCGGCACGCGACGCGTCCTTCAGCAGATACCCGGCCGCGCCCGCCTCCACGGCGCGCAGGATGTCCGCATCGGTTTCGTACGTGGTGAGGACGACGATCCGCCGCGCCGGTGTGTCCGCGAGGATCGCGCGAATCGCGCCCACCCCGTCCAGCCCCGGCATCCGCAGGTCCATCAGCACCACGTCCGGCTGCTTCACGCGGTCGAGCGCCACGGCTTCGTCGCCCGAACCGGCTTCGCCGATCACGGTCAGATCCGCCTCGGCTTCGAGCATCCCGCGCAGGCCTTCGCGCACCACGGGATGGTCGTCCACGAGCATGATCGTGATCACGCGGGCACCTCCAGTTCCAGTTCGGTGCCGCCGGTCGCGCCCGGCCGCACGGCCAGCTTGCCACCCACTTGTTCGGCGCGGGAACGCATCCCGCGCAACCCGAAGCCGGAGGTGGACGCCTGTGGGGAGAAACCGCGGCCGTTGTCGGTCACCTGCAACCGTACCGATCCATCCACAGCGGACAGTCGTAGTCGGACGGTGGACGCGTTCGCGTGCTTGCGCACGTTTGCCAGCGCCTCTTGGGTCGCCCGGAGCAGCACCACTTCGACCGCGGTACGCAACGGTGGCAGCTCGTCGTCCACTTCGCACTCGACCACGATCCCGGTTTCGTCGGAGAGCCGCTTCGCCTGTCGCCGCACGGCGTCCGCCAGTGATCCGGTGGCCAACGCGGACGGGGTCAGCGCCGCGACCATCGCCCGTGCCTCGGTGAGGTTCTCGCGTGCGGTGCGCCCGGC
This Amycolatopsis sulphurea DNA region includes the following protein-coding sequences:
- a CDS encoding response regulator, which produces MITIMLVDDHPVVREGLRGMLEAEADLTVIGEAGSGDEAVALDRVKQPDVVLMDLRMPGLDGVGAIRAILADTPARRIVVLTTYETDADILRAVEAGAAGYLLKDASRAELAGAIRAAARGETVLSPSVAGKLVHRMRNPEPASPLSAREVEVLRLVAKGLTNAAIGRALHIGEATVKTHLLRVFAKLGVSDRTAAVTTALARRLLD